TGCGAGCCGTGATGGTGGCTACTGGCGCACAAAAAGCCTACGTAGGACTTAAACACAAATATGGACCAGCCATTGAAAGTCTGACTAAGACTTTGGCCGATATGAATGAAAAAAATGTAGAACTGGCGTATTTGCCGGATATTTATCCTGCCGGAGACGAGCAGGTGCTGGTGCGCGAAATTACAGGACGCATCGTGCCTGAAGGAGGCATTCCCCTTCAAGTAGGGGTGGTAGTTGCCAACGTTGAAACGTTGATTAATGTGGCCAAAGCGTTGCAAGGAGAGGGCGTTACCGAAAAGTACGTCACTATCGGCGGCGCTGTAGTCAAGCCGATTACCATCAAGGCGCCTGTGGGCATGTCGATAAAAGAAGCGCTGGCTATGGCCGGCGGTCCGACAACCGGTCCCTATGCCATTATTGACGGTGGCCCGATGATGGGAAAACTGATTGAAGAAGACGCGCCGATTACGAAAACAACCGGAGGCCTGTTGGTTTTGCCGGAGAGTCATAGCATTATTCGTCAGCGGCGTTTGTCCTGGGAGCATGTGCTCAACCGTTCTCGGGCGGTTTGCTGCAATTGTCGGGCTTGTACCGATGTTTGTCCGCGAAACCTTTTGGGTCACGGCCTGGAGCCGCATCGCATTATGCAAGCCATCGGTCACAGCAACAGCGAGCAGCCGGATATTCTGCAGCGAGCCATGCTTTGCTCGGAATGCGGCGCTTGCGAAGTGTTTGGCTGTACCATGGGTTTGTCGCCTCGTTTGGTGAATGGGCATTTAAAAAAGGAATTCGCCAAGCAAAAAGTGCGTAATCCTTACCATGAAGCTCCTTGCACGGTACGCGGGGGCCGTGAATACCGCCTGATTCCCACGAAACGTCTTGTGGCTCGGCTGGGCCTGTCGCAGTATGACGTGAAAGCGCCGCTGTTGACGGAAATGCCGCAAGTGCGCAGCGTGAGACTGCTGTTGTCGCAGCATATCGGAGCGCCGGCCAAGCCGATCGTAGCCGTGGGAGACAGTGTCGCGAAAGGGCAGCTGGTGGCGGAGATTCCCGAAGGAGCTGGGTTGGGCGCTAATGTGCACGCCAGTATTGCTGGTAAGGTTGTCAGTATCGACGGCGCCATCGTCATTCAGGCGTAGTAGCGTACAGGGGGAATGAACATGAAGCGAGCCATTGGCTTGTTGGAATTGAAGAACATCACGCGGGGCATTTTGTCGGCGGACGCTATGCTCAAAGCGGCTAATGTGGATATGGTTATGGCCCAGCCGCTGTGCCCCGGCAAGTACGTAGTCATGGTGGCTGGTGACGTCGGAGCGGTGCAAAGCGCGATTCGCAGCGGCAAGGCGGTAGGCGGGGAAGAAAATGTAGTGGACGAGTTTGTGCTGCCTAATCCGCATGATTCCTTGATAGGTGCCGTGAGCGGCTGCAGCGACGTCCATGAAATTCATGCTTTGGGCGTGATTGAAACCTATTCGG
This genomic window from uncultured Anaeromusa sp. contains:
- a CDS encoding BMC domain-containing protein, which translates into the protein MKRAIGLLELKNITRGILSADAMLKAANVDMVMAQPLCPGKYVVMVAGDVGAVQSAIRSGKAVGGEENVVDEFVLPNPHDSLIGAVSGCSDVHEIHALGVIETYSVASAVVAADAAAKAANVALIDVRLARGMGGKAVVTLTGDVGAVNSAVRAGAHAIEHGGFLVDQLVLPAPHKNLHEALF